Proteins from a single region of Corynebacterium pseudogenitalium:
- a CDS encoding acyl-CoA synthetase: MLIRGVEHDANTLDVSPCFQVQRHADWQPERLAMAYEGQEINYGEFRDTVVRWAAQLKEAGVNPGDRVAYFGMNSSSFMYGMFASWWIGAVFMPVNFRLAAGEVSQLLAMGSPNSIIVEGTFLDEAKRIYGVERHHVLVVDDDEAAPPESDIPLYWSRTSQSSEYETVAVEKPTPRTMSDLALLLFTSGTTGLPKGAQITFGNLWWNQINVDTAIDSRIGDATLASAPLFHVGALNSFAVRAFGRGNSVVVHRTFDPARIFKDVAQYKIGSAFLVPAQLEAMAQHDEFADSDLSSLRVIICAGAPVPPRLIRTYWEQKDSVVQQAWGLTETSPFATYLPPARTMEKLGSCGIPMAHTEVKLMDTETGQHIKEPGVPGEMWVKGPNVAVGYWNNPEATQKAYTGGWFHSGDIGYFDEDGYFFIVDRLKDLIISGGENVYPAEVERVLAEHDDILANSVIGIPDERWGEAVVAVLQVKDGKELTLEEVRDHCANYLARYKLPTRVVHVDEIPRNPAGKINKIQLRQEVRAMFGENPETASQSVVSSQNQPDAQK, translated from the coding sequence ATGTTAATTCGCGGTGTTGAGCACGACGCAAACACTCTCGACGTCAGCCCTTGCTTCCAAGTACAGCGCCACGCTGACTGGCAGCCAGAACGCTTGGCGATGGCCTACGAAGGCCAAGAAATCAATTACGGTGAGTTCCGTGACACCGTAGTCCGCTGGGCGGCCCAGCTGAAGGAAGCTGGCGTGAATCCGGGCGATCGCGTCGCTTACTTCGGTATGAACTCCAGCTCCTTCATGTATGGCATGTTCGCGTCCTGGTGGATCGGCGCAGTGTTCATGCCTGTGAACTTCCGCCTGGCTGCGGGCGAAGTCTCGCAGCTGCTGGCGATGGGCAGCCCGAACAGCATCATCGTGGAGGGCACGTTCCTCGACGAGGCAAAGCGCATCTACGGCGTGGAGCGCCACCATGTCCTCGTTGTCGATGACGACGAGGCCGCCCCACCAGAGAGCGATATCCCGCTGTACTGGTCGCGGACCTCGCAAAGCTCCGAGTACGAAACCGTGGCGGTGGAAAAGCCGACGCCACGCACCATGTCTGACTTGGCGCTGCTGCTGTTCACATCCGGCACGACTGGCCTGCCGAAGGGCGCCCAGATCACGTTCGGCAACCTATGGTGGAACCAGATCAACGTGGACACAGCGATCGACAGCCGCATCGGCGACGCGACGCTCGCGTCCGCCCCGCTGTTCCACGTCGGCGCGCTAAACTCCTTCGCGGTGCGCGCCTTCGGCCGCGGCAACTCGGTTGTGGTGCACCGTACCTTCGACCCAGCCCGCATCTTCAAGGACGTCGCCCAGTACAAGATCGGTTCGGCGTTCCTCGTGCCGGCACAGCTCGAGGCAATGGCACAGCACGACGAGTTCGCTGACTCCGACCTTTCTAGCCTCCGCGTCATCATCTGCGCAGGCGCCCCGGTGCCACCGCGGCTGATCCGCACGTACTGGGAACAGAAGGACTCCGTCGTCCAGCAGGCGTGGGGCCTCACCGAGACCTCCCCATTTGCCACCTACCTCCCACCGGCCAGGACCATGGAAAAGCTCGGCTCCTGCGGCATCCCCATGGCGCACACCGAAGTCAAACTGATGGACACCGAAACCGGGCAGCACATCAAGGAACCAGGCGTTCCCGGCGAGATGTGGGTGAAGGGCCCAAACGTAGCCGTCGGCTACTGGAACAACCCTGAAGCAACCCAGAAGGCGTACACCGGTGGCTGGTTCCACTCCGGTGACATTGGCTACTTCGACGAGGACGGATACTTCTTCATCGTCGACCGCCTCAAGGACCTGATCATTTCCGGCGGAGAGAACGTCTACCCCGCCGAGGTGGAGCGCGTCCTCGCCGAACACGACGACATCCTGGCTAACTCCGTCATCGGTATCCCCGACGAGCGCTGGGGTGAAGCCGTCGTCGCCGTCCTGCAGGTCAAGGACGGCAAGGAACTCACCTTGGAAGAAGTCCGCGACCACTGTGCGAACTACCTGGCACGTTACAAGCTGCCAACCCGCGTTGTGCACGTGGACGAAATCCCACGCAACCCGGCAGGCAAGATCAACAAGATCCAGCTACGCCAGGAAGTGCGCGCGATGTTCGGCGAGAATCCCGAGACTGCCAGCCAGTCCGTCGTATCATCGCAAAATCAGCCCGACGCACAGAAGTAA
- a CDS encoding SDR family NAD(P)-dependent oxidoreductase, whose product MLQGQHVLITGGGSGLGAALAKRFVEEGARVAVVDISLERCESVADEIGREHVLPLEADVTDTHSLHKAVDAAVAEFGSLDTVIANAGIWDYNRSITRLNGEEMSAIFDDVMNVNLKGYLLTAEATWRHLLASNGSLIFTLSNASTYAAGGGPVYTASKHGAEGMMLELAYELAPKIRVNGVGVGGMRTNLSGPASAGLDDRKFSDIMDKRGDGGNPYLPLHDISTDPYAFTGPYVLLASRKDGANITGEVIKIDGGIAARGFAKTAGGDNLC is encoded by the coding sequence ATGCTACAAGGACAACACGTACTTATTACTGGTGGTGGCTCCGGACTTGGGGCAGCGCTGGCGAAGCGCTTCGTTGAAGAAGGTGCGCGCGTAGCAGTTGTGGACATCTCGCTCGAGCGATGCGAAAGCGTCGCCGACGAGATCGGCCGCGAGCACGTCCTGCCGCTCGAGGCGGACGTGACCGACACACACTCGCTACACAAAGCCGTCGACGCTGCCGTGGCGGAGTTCGGATCCCTGGACACCGTCATCGCAAACGCTGGCATCTGGGACTACAACCGTTCCATCACCCGTCTCAACGGCGAAGAGATGAGCGCCATTTTTGACGACGTCATGAACGTCAACCTCAAGGGCTACCTGCTCACCGCGGAAGCTACGTGGCGTCACTTGCTAGCGTCGAACGGTTCGCTGATCTTCACGCTGTCCAACGCATCGACCTACGCGGCCGGCGGCGGGCCGGTCTACACCGCAAGCAAGCACGGTGCCGAAGGCATGATGCTTGAGCTGGCGTACGAGCTCGCCCCGAAAATCCGTGTCAACGGTGTCGGCGTTGGCGGCATGCGCACGAACCTATCCGGCCCCGCGTCCGCTGGCCTGGATGACCGGAAGTTCTCCGACATCATGGACAAGCGCGGCGACGGCGGCAACCCATACCTACCACTCCACGACATTTCTACTGACCCCTATGCATTCACCGGGCCGTACGTGCTGTTGGCGTCCAGGAAAGACGGCGCGAACATCACCGGCGAAGTGATCAAGATTGATGGCGGAATCGCGGCTCGCGGTTTCGCTAAGACTGCCGGAGGCGACAACCTATGTTAA
- a CDS encoding aromatic-ring-hydroxylating dioxygenase subunit beta — translation MTDFLRRDDVTPGERVDQTTYFDLQNMYYDEATLLDEGRYVDWLTHFDEDLFYWAPTRTNRLRREQALSISDEDGPAFYDETYDSLAWRIRRFDSGMAWAEDPPSRTRHLITNLIARHVTVGEGADAVEALEVRTNFYVWRTRLEREQDQFVGTRTDLLRPAKDGEDGPKWKVFDRRILLDINVLNSKNISTFF, via the coding sequence GTGACTGACTTTCTACGTCGCGACGACGTGACCCCCGGGGAGCGAGTGGACCAAACCACCTACTTCGATCTCCAAAACATGTACTACGACGAAGCCACCCTCCTCGACGAGGGACGCTACGTCGACTGGCTGACCCACTTCGACGAAGACCTCTTCTACTGGGCACCAACCCGCACGAACCGCCTCCGCCGCGAGCAGGCCCTCTCCATTTCGGACGAGGACGGCCCGGCCTTCTACGACGAAACCTACGACTCGCTAGCGTGGCGCATCCGCCGCTTCGACTCCGGCATGGCGTGGGCTGAAGACCCGCCGTCGCGTACGCGCCACCTGATCACGAACCTGATCGCACGGCACGTCACCGTCGGTGAAGGCGCCGACGCCGTCGAGGCGCTCGAGGTCCGCACCAACTTCTACGTCTGGCGCACTCGCCTCGAGCGCGAGCAGGACCAGTTTGTGGGCACCCGCACCGACCTGCTTCGCCCCGCGAAGGACGGTGAGGACGGCCCGAAGTGGAAGGTCTTTGACCGCCGCATCCTGCTCGACATCAACGTTCTGAACTCCAAGAACATCTCTACCTTCTTCTAA
- the nusG gene encoding transcription termination/antitermination protein NusG, which yields MTTEPENLENLENADIEATEQETELQAEEEMVAEGGAVTEATDPEIEEATVEADEAVEAVEEPVQEGDLTAAESPLAEGAEGAEVSQASGASEADDDSEYRARLRKYVRELKKLPGEWYIIQSYSGYENKVKTNLDMRIQTLEVEDSIYDVVVPIEQAIENKDGKKKLVKRKLLPGYVLVRMDMNDAAWSVVRETPGVTSFVGNEGNATPVKHRDVAKFLMPKAEPATGEDTKPNAEGETVVAMPEEAAPKKIDHDYKVGEAVTILSGALASVSATISEIDEETGKIQALVSIFGRETPVELTADQIERIM from the coding sequence ATGACCACCGAGCCGGAAAACCTGGAAAACCTGGAAAACGCCGACATCGAAGCAACTGAGCAGGAAACCGAACTGCAAGCCGAAGAGGAAATGGTCGCCGAAGGCGGCGCCGTCACCGAGGCCACCGATCCGGAGATAGAAGAGGCCACTGTAGAGGCAGACGAGGCCGTTGAGGCCGTCGAGGAGCCGGTGCAGGAGGGCGACCTCACCGCGGCCGAGTCGCCGCTCGCTGAGGGCGCTGAGGGTGCCGAGGTTTCGCAGGCTTCGGGTGCTTCGGAGGCTGACGATGACTCCGAGTACCGCGCGCGCCTGCGCAAGTACGTCCGTGAGCTGAAGAAGCTGCCGGGCGAGTGGTACATCATCCAGTCCTACTCCGGCTACGAAAACAAGGTGAAGACCAACCTCGACATGCGTATCCAGACGCTCGAGGTGGAGGACTCCATTTACGACGTGGTCGTGCCGATCGAGCAAGCTATCGAGAACAAGGACGGCAAGAAGAAGCTCGTCAAGCGCAAGCTGTTGCCGGGCTACGTCCTGGTCCGTATGGACATGAACGACGCCGCGTGGTCCGTCGTGCGTGAAACCCCGGGCGTAACCAGCTTCGTGGGCAACGAGGGCAACGCTACCCCGGTCAAGCACCGCGACGTGGCGAAGTTCCTGATGCCGAAGGCTGAGCCAGCTACCGGCGAGGACACCAAGCCGAACGCCGAAGGCGAGACTGTCGTCGCGATGCCGGAGGAAGCAGCGCCGAAGAAGATCGACCACGACTACAAGGTCGGCGAAGCCGTCACCATCCTGTCCGGTGCCCTGGCGTCCGTGTCCGCCACCATTTCCGAGATCGACGAGGAGACCGGCAAGATCCAGGCGCTCGTGTCCATCTTCGGCCGCGAAACACCAGTCGAGCTCACCGCTGACCAGATCGAACGCATCATGTAA
- a CDS encoding PaaI family thioesterase has translation MAELNEFQKRWAHFYREDGGVQDVAQTLRVYAIDGNKDQVKLGMPLHKAIAQPAGMFSAPALFGQADLCGTWLAMQQVPEGVFPLAVSVAGNVVSNTKEGDAIATASIVRAGRTIIVADVETHSEVTGAILSKFTFTYSVPRPKQ, from the coding sequence ATGGCCGAACTTAACGAGTTCCAGAAGCGCTGGGCGCACTTCTACCGCGAGGACGGCGGCGTCCAAGACGTGGCACAAACCTTGCGCGTTTACGCCATCGACGGCAACAAGGACCAGGTCAAGCTCGGTATGCCGCTGCACAAGGCAATCGCCCAGCCGGCCGGCATGTTCTCTGCCCCGGCGCTGTTCGGCCAAGCCGACTTGTGCGGCACCTGGCTGGCGATGCAGCAGGTACCAGAAGGCGTATTCCCGCTCGCTGTCTCGGTAGCTGGCAACGTGGTGTCCAACACCAAGGAGGGTGACGCCATCGCTACCGCCTCCATCGTGAGGGCGGGTCGCACCATCATCGTTGCGGACGTGGAGACACACTCTGAGGTCACAGGCGCCATTCTGTCGAAGTTCACCTTCACCTACTCGGTGCCGCGCCCCAAACAGTAA
- a CDS encoding non-heme iron oxygenase ferredoxin subunit: MAEPVKVADLDDLEQEEGFLVTEEMSGYDKPIALFRTEDDEVYALDDICTHEIAHLSDGWVDGTMVECPVHSSQFCMKTGAVQCMPATEDTNTHKVELRGEEVWLYPGVPAEGADK, translated from the coding sequence ATGGCTGAACCAGTAAAAGTTGCTGACCTGGACGATCTCGAGCAGGAGGAAGGCTTCCTGGTCACGGAGGAAATGTCGGGATACGACAAGCCGATTGCACTCTTCCGCACCGAAGACGATGAGGTGTACGCCCTCGACGATATTTGCACTCACGAAATCGCTCACCTGTCTGACGGCTGGGTCGACGGCACAATGGTTGAGTGCCCGGTGCACTCCAGCCAGTTCTGCATGAAGACTGGCGCGGTGCAGTGCATGCCAGCGACCGAGGACACCAACACGCACAAGGTTGAGCTGCGTGGCGAAGAAGTCTGGCTCTACCCAGGCGTGCCTGCTGAAGGAGCCGACAAGTGA
- a CDS encoding geranylgeranyl reductase family protein — protein MTEFVDCVVVGAGPSGATAAIAAQRAGFSTLLLDAASPGRDKTCGDGLTPRAVHTLRRLGLEHVLPAYRNKGLRLHGYGGDVTAPWPDGVYGTEGSASPRATFDAALVAEAEAAGATVWQDCPATDVAFGADGLIESVHTARGEVRTRWVIVADGVRSTFGKLLGRTWHKGEVFGIAARSYCTSPMSGEPWMHSHVELRDDTGTIQPGYGWIFPLGDGTVNLGCGALSTDARPARVNTKKLLHQYADQQRDTWALGEPQQVTSALLPMGGAVSNVAGPNWVLIGDAAACVNPLNGEGIDYGMETAVMAVELLQEGKDCTLAWPLILREAYGQAFALARTAARLLTYPQFLPVAGPLALRGVAGRHLMPAAARLMGNLVTEEDTDLISRAWRAAGRAVPVNAPLWDATL, from the coding sequence GTGACTGAGTTTGTTGATTGCGTAGTTGTGGGCGCGGGCCCGTCGGGGGCCACGGCGGCCATTGCCGCCCAGAGAGCTGGGTTTTCTACCCTGCTTCTCGACGCCGCTTCGCCTGGCCGCGACAAAACCTGCGGCGACGGCCTGACCCCACGCGCCGTGCATACGCTGCGCCGCCTGGGCCTGGAGCACGTGCTGCCCGCCTACCGCAACAAGGGCCTTCGACTGCACGGGTACGGGGGCGATGTGACGGCGCCGTGGCCGGACGGGGTCTACGGCACGGAGGGCTCCGCGAGCCCGCGCGCAACCTTCGATGCCGCGCTGGTCGCGGAGGCTGAGGCCGCGGGTGCCACTGTGTGGCAGGACTGCCCAGCAACGGACGTGGCGTTCGGAGCGGACGGCCTGATCGAGTCCGTGCACACCGCGCGCGGCGAGGTGCGCACCCGCTGGGTGATCGTGGCGGATGGGGTTCGTTCGACGTTCGGCAAGCTGTTGGGCCGTACGTGGCACAAGGGCGAGGTCTTCGGTATCGCGGCGCGTTCCTACTGCACCTCCCCCATGTCCGGGGAGCCGTGGATGCACTCGCACGTGGAGCTTCGCGACGACACCGGCACCATCCAGCCCGGCTACGGCTGGATCTTCCCGCTCGGCGACGGCACGGTGAACCTTGGCTGCGGCGCCTTGTCCACGGACGCCCGCCCGGCGCGTGTGAACACGAAGAAGCTGCTGCACCAGTACGCGGACCAGCAGCGTGACACCTGGGCCTTGGGCGAGCCGCAGCAGGTCACCAGCGCCCTGCTCCCGATGGGCGGGGCAGTCTCGAACGTGGCGGGTCCGAACTGGGTGCTCATCGGGGATGCGGCGGCGTGCGTGAACCCGCTCAACGGCGAGGGTATCGACTACGGCATGGAAACCGCCGTCATGGCGGTGGAACTGCTGCAGGAGGGCAAGGACTGCACGCTGGCGTGGCCGCTCATCCTGCGGGAGGCCTACGGCCAGGCGTTCGCGCTGGCGCGCACGGCGGCCCGCCTGCTTACCTACCCGCAGTTCTTGCCGGTGGCGGGCCCGCTGGCGCTGCGCGGGGTGGCAGGACGCCACCTGATGCCGGCGGCGGCACGCCTGATGGGCAACCTGGTCACCGAAGAAGACACGGACCTGATTTCGCGTGCGTGGCGCGCGGCCGGGCGCGCGGTGCCGGTGAACGCGCCGCTGTGGGACGCTACTTTGTAG
- the rplA gene encoding 50S ribosomal protein L1: MAKKSKRYNETLAKVDRDAFYHPLDAVKLAQETSSKNYDATIDVAMRLSVDPRKADQLVRGTVNLPHGTGKTVRVAVFAEGENATKAEAAGADIVGTDALIEQINAGNIDFDVAIATPDQMAKVGRVARVLGPRGLMPNPKTGTVTTDVAKAIEETKGGKIAFRVDKASNLHALIGKASFTAEQLAENYGALLDEVLRLKPASAKGVYLKKVTVSATQGPGVPVDTNVVKNFAKKA; encoded by the coding sequence ATGGCTAAGAAGTCCAAGCGCTACAACGAGACGCTGGCAAAGGTCGACCGCGACGCGTTCTACCACCCGCTCGACGCCGTCAAGCTGGCACAGGAGACCTCCTCCAAGAACTACGACGCCACCATCGACGTCGCAATGCGTCTGTCCGTCGACCCTCGCAAGGCTGACCAGCTGGTCCGCGGCACTGTCAACCTGCCACACGGCACCGGTAAGACCGTCCGCGTCGCTGTGTTCGCAGAGGGCGAGAACGCAACCAAGGCTGAGGCTGCAGGCGCTGACATCGTCGGCACCGACGCACTGATCGAGCAGATCAACGCCGGCAACATCGACTTCGACGTCGCAATCGCGACCCCGGACCAGATGGCGAAGGTTGGCCGCGTCGCTCGCGTCCTGGGCCCACGTGGCCTCATGCCGAACCCGAAGACCGGCACCGTCACCACCGACGTCGCGAAGGCGATCGAAGAGACCAAGGGCGGCAAGATCGCGTTCCGCGTGGACAAGGCTTCGAACCTGCACGCGCTGATCGGTAAGGCTTCCTTCACCGCTGAGCAGCTGGCCGAGAACTACGGCGCTCTGCTCGACGAGGTGCTGCGCCTCAAGCCGGCATCTGCGAAGGGCGTGTACTTGAAGAAGGTCACCGTCTCCGCAACGCAGGGCCCTGGCGTCCCAGTGGACACCAACGTTGTGAAGAACTTCGCTAAGAAGGCGTAA
- the secE gene encoding preprotein translocase subunit SecE gives MTNPQEHNPAQPTGKRQLRGVSSVSSASYEEKHAPAKQEEDREESLGGGPGAFPGEVVQEMRKVIWPTGNQMLNYTLVVFAFLIVLTALVWGTDRLGTMLMQWVFIR, from the coding sequence TTGACTAATCCGCAAGAACACAACCCAGCACAGCCCACCGGCAAGCGCCAGCTGCGCGGGGTTTCCTCTGTTTCATCCGCTTCCTACGAAGAGAAGCACGCGCCCGCCAAGCAGGAAGAGGACCGCGAAGAATCCCTCGGCGGCGGCCCAGGTGCGTTCCCGGGCGAAGTCGTCCAGGAAATGCGCAAAGTCATCTGGCCAACCGGAAACCAGATGCTCAACTACACCCTCGTCGTATTCGCATTCCTCATCGTGCTCACCGCACTCGTGTGGGGGACCGACCGCCTCGGCACCATGTTGATGCAATGGGTATTCATCCGCTAA
- a CDS encoding NAD(P)/FAD-dependent oxidoreductase, with translation MSSTTIVGGGIGGFTVADELRRNGYTGEITIIDPLGVPYDRPPLSKDYLTNEKTRAEIEFRPAEWLEENNIVLKQATVERVEAQSKKLVLEGGEEVAYDNLVIATGGTARRGSAPGFDSDNVVVLRTTEDADKLRSLIGPGKKLGIIGAGLVGAEVASSARKLGADVVLIDPAPVSLVPAVGPELAQRLHDMHAENGVEFINAMTSSIEESDGRFHIGLDGHDAVTVDAVLLCIGIIPETVLAESAGLETDNGILVDEQQRTSNSSIWAVGDCARTRLEDGTLLRRHEHWDSAIQEAKTAAASIIDGPSPKLSASWFWSDRYGIHVEGTGDMTIPGETIIRNDAEGRPAVALRLDENGALVGAAAIEDSMAVRAARRIIDRGIAVDKDKLADASIPLKKLAR, from the coding sequence GTGAGCAGCACGACAATCGTAGGCGGCGGAATCGGCGGCTTTACCGTCGCTGATGAGCTGCGCAGGAACGGCTACACCGGTGAGATCACGATCATTGATCCGCTTGGTGTTCCGTACGACCGCCCACCGCTGTCCAAGGACTACCTGACCAACGAGAAGACGCGCGCTGAGATTGAGTTCCGCCCGGCGGAGTGGCTCGAGGAAAACAACATTGTGTTGAAGCAAGCCACCGTTGAGCGCGTTGAGGCGCAATCGAAGAAGCTGGTGCTGGAGGGCGGTGAGGAGGTTGCGTACGACAACCTCGTTATCGCCACTGGTGGTACTGCTCGTCGCGGCAGTGCGCCGGGCTTCGACAGCGACAACGTCGTGGTGCTGCGCACTACTGAGGACGCTGACAAGCTGCGCTCGCTGATCGGCCCAGGCAAGAAATTGGGCATCATTGGCGCTGGCCTTGTTGGTGCAGAGGTCGCGTCCTCTGCACGCAAGCTGGGCGCGGACGTGGTACTCATCGACCCTGCACCGGTATCCCTGGTCCCTGCTGTCGGTCCTGAGCTGGCGCAGCGCCTCCACGACATGCACGCGGAAAACGGCGTGGAGTTCATCAACGCGATGACCTCTAGCATCGAGGAGTCTGACGGCAGGTTCCACATCGGCCTCGACGGCCACGACGCCGTCACGGTTGACGCTGTGTTGCTGTGTATCGGCATCATCCCGGAGACGGTCCTCGCCGAATCCGCTGGTCTGGAGACCGATAACGGCATCCTGGTGGATGAGCAGCAGCGCACGTCGAACTCCTCCATCTGGGCTGTGGGCGACTGCGCCCGCACCCGCCTCGAGGATGGCACGCTACTTCGCCGCCACGAGCACTGGGACTCCGCAATCCAGGAAGCAAAGACAGCCGCCGCCTCAATTATCGACGGCCCATCTCCGAAACTTTCCGCGTCCTGGTTCTGGTCCGACCGCTACGGCATCCACGTTGAGGGCACCGGCGACATGACTATCCCTGGCGAAACCATCATCCGCAATGACGCGGAGGGTCGCCCGGCCGTCGCGTTGCGCCTCGACGAGAACGGCGCCTTGGTTGGCGCGGCAGCAATCGAAGATTCGATGGCTGTTCGTGCGGCACGTCGCATCATCGACCGCGGTATTGCCGTCGATAAGGACAAGCTGGCTGACGCATCGATTCCTCTGAAGAAACTTGCTCGATAG
- a CDS encoding polyprenyl synthetase family protein, producing the protein MTNGITPSPRHGFRMDLGDDALTERVTKGMGDVETLLRERLQQGEAFITDKVMHLAVAGGKRFRPLVALLCSEFGPNPGATNVIKGATTTEMVHLATLYHDDVMDEAEKRRGVDSANMRWNNTVAILAGDILFAHASRLMSEIDTDTVAHFADTFQGLVTGQMRETVGAQGEDPVEHYLKVIDGKTAVLIASAAYLGSLHSGASRDIVESCSRMGSAIGMIFQIVDDIIDIYSDSAQSGKTPGTDLREGVFTLPVLYALEEDSPAAEELRSLLTGPLENDADVERAITLLGQTQGRQRSLATVHEYLDIVERELDFLPDGPANQALRQVSVYAIERVG; encoded by the coding sequence ATGACCAACGGCATAACACCGTCACCACGCCATGGATTTCGCATGGACCTAGGCGACGACGCCCTCACCGAGCGTGTTACGAAGGGCATGGGCGACGTTGAAACGCTGCTCAGGGAACGCCTCCAACAAGGTGAAGCGTTCATTACCGACAAAGTGATGCACCTAGCAGTCGCTGGCGGCAAACGCTTTCGTCCCCTCGTGGCGCTGCTCTGCAGCGAGTTCGGCCCCAACCCGGGCGCCACCAACGTCATCAAAGGCGCCACCACCACCGAGATGGTGCACCTGGCCACCCTCTACCACGACGACGTCATGGACGAAGCCGAGAAGCGCCGCGGCGTCGACTCCGCCAACATGCGGTGGAACAACACCGTCGCCATCCTTGCTGGCGACATCTTGTTCGCACACGCCTCCCGCCTCATGAGCGAAATCGACACCGACACCGTCGCCCACTTCGCCGACACCTTCCAGGGCCTGGTCACCGGCCAAATGCGCGAGACAGTCGGCGCCCAGGGGGAGGACCCAGTCGAGCACTACCTCAAAGTTATCGACGGCAAAACCGCCGTCCTCATCGCGTCCGCGGCTTACCTCGGCTCGCTGCACTCCGGGGCGTCGCGCGACATCGTCGAGAGCTGCTCCCGAATGGGCAGCGCCATCGGCATGATCTTCCAGATCGTCGACGACATCATCGACATCTACTCCGACAGCGCCCAGTCCGGGAAAACCCCAGGCACCGACCTCCGCGAAGGCGTGTTTACCCTCCCCGTGCTGTACGCGCTCGAAGAGGACTCGCCCGCGGCAGAGGAGCTTCGTAGCCTCCTCACTGGCCCACTCGAAAACGACGCCGACGTCGAACGGGCCATCACTCTGCTCGGCCAGACGCAAGGGCGCCAACGCTCCCTCGCCACCGTGCACGAGTATCTCGACATCGTCGAGCGCGAACTCGACTTCCTTCCCGACGGCCCCGCAAACCAAGCACTGCGGCAGGTCTCCGTGTACGCTATCGAACGCGTCGGATAG
- the rplK gene encoding 50S ribosomal protein L11: MAKKKVTGLIKLQIEAGMANPAPPVGPALGAHGVNIVEFTKAYNAATESMRGNIIPVEITVYEDRSFDFILKSPPAASLLLKAAGLKKGSGVPHTQKVGSVTWDQCKEIAETKKKDLNARDIEAGAAIIAGTARSMGITVEK, encoded by the coding sequence ATGGCTAAGAAGAAGGTCACTGGCCTGATCAAACTGCAGATCGAGGCAGGCATGGCAAACCCGGCTCCGCCGGTTGGTCCTGCGCTGGGTGCACACGGCGTGAACATCGTTGAGTTCACCAAGGCATACAACGCTGCAACCGAGTCCATGCGCGGCAACATCATCCCGGTTGAAATCACCGTGTATGAAGACCGCTCCTTTGACTTCATCCTGAAGTCCCCACCGGCTGCATCCCTGCTGTTGAAGGCAGCTGGTCTGAAGAAGGGCTCCGGCGTCCCGCACACCCAGAAGGTTGGCTCTGTCACCTGGGATCAGTGCAAGGAAATCGCCGAGACCAAGAAGAAGGATCTCAACGCCCGCGACATCGAGGCTGGCGCCGCGATCATCGCTGGTACCGCCCGCTCGATGGGCATCACGGTCGAGAAGTAA